In Solibacillus isronensis, one DNA window encodes the following:
- the phaZ gene encoding intracellular short-chain-length polyhydroxyalkanoate depolymerase, with protein MNRLDVLAKVELLNGETLSYRKREGGDELVLLVHGNMTSSKHWDLLMESMDERFTIYAVDMRGFGESTYNKRITSIKDFSDDIKLFVDTLELKDFTVIGWSTGGNVAMQFCADYPRYSKKLVLFASGSTRGYPFYSSNADGTPDLTKRLATIEQIEQDPVKTIPMQQMYDMKNREGLKFVWNSAIYTQKQPDEARYEQYVDDMLTQRNLADVYHALNTFNISAVDNEVAKGMNQVKDIHIPTFVLYGDRDFVVNGAMTTEIIEDFEGRAQIMKLANCGHSPLVDCLDETKEAIEEFILS; from the coding sequence ATGAATAGGCTGGACGTTTTAGCAAAAGTGGAATTATTAAATGGTGAAACTTTATCATATCGGAAGCGGGAAGGCGGCGATGAACTTGTTCTATTAGTTCATGGCAATATGACAAGTTCGAAGCATTGGGATTTACTGATGGAATCAATGGATGAGCGATTCACAATTTATGCGGTAGATATGCGCGGCTTTGGCGAATCTACGTACAACAAACGGATTACATCGATTAAAGATTTCAGCGATGATATTAAGCTTTTCGTTGATACGCTTGAGTTGAAGGACTTTACGGTCATTGGATGGTCCACAGGCGGTAATGTGGCGATGCAGTTTTGTGCAGATTACCCGCGCTACAGTAAAAAGCTTGTATTATTTGCTTCCGGTTCAACACGCGGTTATCCATTTTATAGTTCAAATGCGGACGGTACACCGGATCTTACAAAGCGCTTGGCGACAATCGAGCAAATTGAGCAGGACCCTGTCAAAACAATCCCGATGCAACAAATGTATGACATGAAAAACCGCGAAGGGCTGAAGTTTGTATGGAACAGTGCTATTTATACGCAGAAGCAGCCGGATGAAGCGCGGTATGAACAATATGTGGACGACATGCTGACACAGCGGAATTTGGCGGATGTGTACCATGCATTAAATACATTTAATATAAGTGCAGTCGATAATGAAGTCGCAAAGGGAATGAATCAAGTGAAGGATATTCACATTCCGACTTTTGTTTTATACGGCGACCGTGATTTTGTAGTAAATGGGGCAATGACAACCGAAATTATCGAGGATTTTGAAGGCCGTGCACAAATTATGAAACTGGCAAACTGCGGACACTCACCGCTAGTCGATTGTTTGGATGAAACGAAAGAAGCAATCGAGGAATTTATCTTATCTTAA
- the fabG gene encoding 3-oxoacyl-ACP reductase FabG, whose protein sequence is MRLENKVAIITGGAGGIGLAAVKRFLEEGAKVAIVDYDKQQGEKIEAELGENVAFFAVDVSKLADVKEMIEQVVDRCGKIDILINNAGITRDATLVKMSEEDFEKVIQINLNGVYYCTQAVAPHMIAQGSGKIISTSSVSGVYGNFGQTNYAATKAAIIGMTKTWAKELGRKGINVNAVAPGFTATPMVEKMPEKVLQQMEGITSLQRLGKPEDIANAYLFLASDEASYITGHVLQVDGGIMM, encoded by the coding sequence ATGCGTTTAGAAAATAAAGTAGCAATTATTACAGGTGGTGCGGGCGGTATTGGCCTTGCAGCGGTAAAGCGTTTTTTGGAAGAAGGCGCAAAAGTAGCCATTGTAGACTATGACAAACAACAAGGCGAAAAAATTGAAGCAGAGCTGGGGGAGAATGTCGCTTTCTTTGCAGTTGATGTATCGAAACTGGCTGACGTAAAGGAAATGATTGAACAGGTTGTTGATCGTTGTGGCAAAATCGATATTTTAATAAACAATGCAGGGATTACCCGTGATGCAACGCTTGTAAAAATGAGTGAGGAGGATTTTGAAAAGGTCATCCAAATTAACTTAAATGGTGTTTACTACTGCACACAAGCAGTAGCTCCTCATATGATCGCACAAGGGTCAGGTAAAATTATCAGTACTTCATCGGTAAGTGGTGTATACGGTAATTTTGGTCAAACAAACTATGCGGCAACAAAAGCGGCCATCATCGGGATGACAAAAACATGGGCAAAGGAACTTGGGCGTAAAGGAATCAATGTAAATGCTGTTGCTCCTGGATTTACCGCAACGCCAATGGTCGAAAAAATGCCGGAAAAAGTGCTCCAGCAAATGGAGGGCATTACAAGTTTGCAGCGATTAGGGAAACCGGAAGATATCGCAAATGCTTATTTATTTTTAGCATCGGATGAAGCGAGTTATATTACAGGTCATGTTCTGCAAGTTGATGGCGGCATTATGATGTAG
- a CDS encoding class I adenylate-forming enzyme family protein, with translation MQQLDFWIAKRAGQTPDKTALIQIETGETWTYKELMQHANGWSSTFSKQQLQQGDRVVTLMENSIESFAILIACRLNELIYVPLNTKLSISEIQVVLSDCTPALLITDDTHCERAMQLSPAKLLTCGSSELVEPTTYKWRDEPQLPWMIIYTGGTTGKPKGVVLSYEAVTTNAMNTVISWGLNDKDCTLNYMPLFHTGGINALALPILMAGGTVVIGQKFDPERAVRAINEFNTTVSLFVPTMYQSIIETEYFKQSSFPTVKVFLSGGAPCPKPIYECFKKRGLFFKEGYGLTEAGPNNFYIDAEIAMNKKGAIGKSMLFNEVKVINKEGQRCAEGEVGELCLKGSHVFTHYWKNEEATTETFEDGWLKTGDLAKFDEDGDYYIVGRKKEMIITGGENVYPQEVEQCLIAHEAVQEVSVIGIPNEKWGECVVAFVISEHPSEQLQSKLLKYCKEHLANYKVPKQIYFLQELPKTVVGKIDKKQLMNCVLITE, from the coding sequence ATGCAACAGCTGGACTTTTGGATTGCGAAACGAGCGGGCCAAACACCGGATAAAACGGCTTTAATTCAAATAGAAACAGGTGAGACGTGGACATATAAAGAGCTGATGCAGCATGCTAATGGATGGAGCAGCACTTTTTCCAAACAGCAGTTACAGCAGGGAGACCGAGTCGTAACGTTGATGGAAAATTCAATTGAAAGCTTTGCCATTTTAATTGCTTGTCGTTTAAATGAATTGATCTATGTTCCGTTGAATACAAAATTATCTATATCCGAAATACAGGTGGTTTTATCCGATTGTACACCCGCTTTATTAATTACGGATGATACGCATTGTGAACGCGCAATGCAGCTCTCGCCAGCCAAACTTTTAACATGCGGTAGCTCTGAATTAGTTGAGCCTACTACATATAAGTGGCGTGATGAACCTCAGCTTCCATGGATGATTATTTACACCGGGGGGACGACCGGTAAACCAAAAGGTGTTGTCCTGTCATATGAGGCTGTCACTACGAATGCGATGAATACCGTCATTAGCTGGGGGTTAAATGATAAGGACTGCACGCTGAATTATATGCCCCTTTTTCATACAGGAGGAATTAATGCACTTGCATTGCCGATTTTAATGGCAGGCGGAACAGTAGTAATCGGCCAAAAATTTGATCCGGAAAGAGCAGTTCGGGCCATTAATGAATTTAACACGACAGTTTCATTGTTTGTACCGACAATGTATCAGTCGATTATTGAAACTGAGTATTTTAAACAGTCCAGTTTCCCGACAGTGAAGGTATTTTTATCGGGAGGCGCACCTTGTCCGAAGCCTATATATGAATGTTTTAAAAAAAGAGGGCTGTTTTTTAAAGAAGGGTACGGGTTAACTGAAGCAGGTCCGAATAACTTTTATATCGATGCAGAAATAGCGATGAACAAAAAGGGTGCAATCGGAAAAAGTATGCTGTTCAACGAAGTAAAAGTTATCAATAAAGAAGGTCAGCGATGTGCAGAGGGGGAAGTTGGCGAACTGTGCTTAAAAGGCAGCCATGTTTTTACGCACTACTGGAAAAATGAAGAGGCCACAACCGAGACATTTGAGGATGGCTGGTTAAAGACAGGTGACTTGGCGAAATTTGATGAAGACGGCGATTATTATATTGTCGGACGGAAAAAGGAAATGATTATAACGGGCGGAGAAAATGTATATCCGCAAGAAGTCGAACAATGTTTAATCGCCCATGAAGCCGTGCAGGAAGTTTCGGTTATAGGTATTCCAAATGAAAAATGGGGCGAATGTGTTGTAGCGTTTGTAATTTCTGAACATCCCTCCGAACAACTTCAATCGAAGCTTTTAAAGTACTGTAAAGAACATCTCGCCAATTACAAAGTACCAAAGCAAATCTACTTTCTGCAGGAACTTCCGAAAACCGTCGTTGGTAAAATTGATAAAAAGCAGCTAATGAATTGTGTATTAATAACGGAATAG
- a CDS encoding MMPL family transporter, which yields MNKFLNPITDWVSTKRGAWITLIVWLVLMIGLSAGPMLSEYKVTNFQSLPDDAQSIIAENKLSEYFPNDEGTPGILVFHNENGEINVDSVKEILNAIIAENIEGVDQIVDIANLPPQALAGFTSEDKTTMIVPMTLEQGLGNSEYAEINDFASEIGNEAAEKTGDTQFYITGPAGIAGDTVKLFEQADLQLLFATIGIILVLLIIIYRSPLLAIIPLLATVIVYQVVNQSVALMGAAGLEINNSTTSIMSILLFAAVIDYSLFVFSRYREELNHYENKYEAMKYAMRATGEPVFFAGGTVLAAMLVLFFADFRDYQNFAPIFGTAVFVIMLGSITLVPALFALFGRKAFWPKVPKFGETKEVKHGIWGAIAKFVVNKPYLSGGLVLIFMIITSLNVFNLDYEFDTVKSFPEELPSRVGYEIVESRFDKGELAPTSLLVESKQTLTEQQKQDLTEALLAEDEIASVRSSAVSEDETKLKLSMAFDLNPYDPEAIDKLEEMRKNSAEYLAAAGIDGELHFAGTTAKLLDERNVNNDDIIKIVVLETILILVLLFVLTKSWKMPIYMMATILVSYLSALGLGLFLVDVLFGYDAISTRVPVYAFIFLVALGIDYNIILVSRFLEERKRTTVKQALEIAIRNTGGVISSAGIILAATFAALMTMPIADLFVFGFIVAVGILIDTFLVRGMLLPMLILTFEKDKK from the coding sequence ATGAATAAGTTTTTAAATCCAATTACAGATTGGGTATCAACAAAACGCGGTGCCTGGATTACCCTCATTGTCTGGCTAGTATTGATGATTGGCTTAAGCGCCGGTCCGATGCTAAGTGAATATAAAGTGACAAACTTCCAATCACTGCCGGATGATGCACAATCAATTATCGCTGAAAATAAATTAAGCGAATACTTCCCGAATGATGAAGGAACTCCAGGTATATTGGTTTTCCATAATGAAAACGGGGAAATTAATGTCGACAGCGTAAAAGAAATTTTAAACGCAATAATTGCGGAAAATATTGAAGGTGTTGACCAAATAGTTGACATTGCGAACTTGCCGCCACAAGCTTTAGCAGGATTCACGTCGGAAGATAAAACGACTATGATCGTGCCAATGACGCTGGAGCAAGGTCTTGGAAATTCGGAATATGCGGAAATTAATGATTTTGCATCTGAAATCGGAAATGAAGCAGCTGAAAAAACAGGAGATACACAGTTCTATATTACTGGTCCAGCAGGGATTGCCGGCGATACAGTAAAACTGTTTGAACAAGCAGACTTACAGTTATTATTCGCGACAATCGGGATTATTTTAGTATTATTAATCATTATTTACCGTTCTCCGCTTTTAGCGATTATTCCATTACTGGCAACGGTTATTGTTTATCAAGTAGTAAATCAGTCAGTTGCTTTAATGGGGGCAGCTGGTTTAGAAATTAATAACTCTACAACATCGATTATGAGTATCTTATTATTTGCTGCAGTAATCGATTACTCATTATTCGTGTTCTCGCGTTACCGCGAAGAATTGAACCATTACGAAAACAAATATGAAGCAATGAAATATGCGATGCGTGCAACTGGCGAGCCGGTATTCTTTGCGGGCGGAACAGTATTGGCGGCAATGCTTGTGCTATTCTTCGCAGACTTCCGTGACTACCAAAACTTCGCACCAATCTTTGGTACAGCAGTATTTGTTATTATGCTAGGTTCAATTACATTAGTTCCAGCGTTATTTGCCTTATTTGGCCGTAAAGCATTCTGGCCAAAAGTACCGAAATTCGGTGAAACAAAGGAAGTAAAGCATGGAATTTGGGGAGCAATTGCCAAGTTTGTTGTAAACAAACCTTATTTATCAGGCGGATTAGTCCTGATTTTCATGATTATTACTTCATTAAATGTGTTCAATTTAGATTATGAATTTGATACGGTAAAATCTTTCCCTGAAGAATTGCCGTCACGTGTCGGCTATGAAATCGTCGAGTCGCGCTTTGATAAAGGGGAACTTGCACCGACTTCATTATTAGTAGAAAGTAAACAAACATTAACTGAACAGCAAAAGCAAGATTTAACGGAAGCTTTATTAGCCGAAGATGAGATTGCGTCTGTTCGTTCATCAGCCGTTTCGGAAGACGAAACAAAACTGAAATTATCAATGGCTTTTGATTTAAATCCATATGATCCGGAAGCGATCGATAAGCTTGAAGAAATGCGTAAAAACAGCGCGGAATATTTAGCAGCAGCCGGAATTGACGGGGAGCTGCACTTTGCGGGAACAACAGCTAAACTGCTGGATGAACGTAATGTAAACAACGATGATATTATTAAGATTGTAGTTTTAGAAACAATTTTAATTCTAGTACTATTATTTGTCCTTACGAAGTCTTGGAAAATGCCGATTTACATGATGGCAACAATTTTAGTGTCGTATTTATCGGCATTGGGATTAGGGTTATTCTTAGTTGATGTATTATTTGGCTACGATGCAATCAGTACACGTGTACCTGTCTATGCATTTATATTCCTGGTTGCGCTGGGTATCGACTACAATATTATTTTAGTGTCCCGATTCCTTGAAGAGCGCAAACGTACAACAGTGAAACAGGCGCTGGAAATTGCTATCCGTAATACAGGCGGCGTTATTTCGTCAGCAGGTATAATACTCGCAGCAACTTTCGCGGCATTAATGACAATGCCGATTGCCGATCTATTCGTATTCGGCTTTATCGTTGCAGTAGGTATTCTTATTGATACATTCCTAGTACGTGGTATGTTATTACCGATGTTGATATTAACATTTGAAAAAGACAAGAAGTAA
- a CDS encoding response regulator transcription factor codes for MRILVVDDDAFIRKLIGIHLKKEGFEALFASDGMEALNILQQEPVDLAIVDVMMPKMDGISLTKNLAEIGVPVLMLTAKTTLDDKERGFLAGADDYMVKPFEPKELLFRVRAILRRFQKVERSQIKIANMLIDRQTYEVKVGEQVSLLPLKEFELLGILCSRPEVVFTRDQLMEQVWGYDYDGDDFTLTTHIKRLRSRLEEVNAQVKIQTVRGIGYKIEELK; via the coding sequence ATGCGGATATTAGTTGTAGATGATGATGCATTTATACGGAAACTAATCGGCATCCATTTGAAAAAAGAGGGGTTCGAAGCGCTGTTTGCGAGTGATGGCATGGAAGCGTTAAATATATTGCAGCAGGAGCCGGTCGATTTGGCGATTGTCGATGTAATGATGCCGAAAATGGATGGCATAAGCTTGACGAAAAATCTCGCTGAAATCGGTGTACCTGTATTGATGCTAACTGCCAAAACGACACTCGATGATAAGGAAAGAGGATTTTTGGCAGGGGCGGATGACTATATGGTGAAGCCTTTCGAACCGAAAGAATTGTTGTTTAGAGTGCGCGCGATTTTACGGCGCTTTCAAAAGGTTGAACGAAGTCAAATAAAGATTGCCAATATGCTCATTGACCGGCAAACGTATGAAGTAAAAGTAGGGGAGCAAGTATCATTATTGCCTTTAAAAGAGTTTGAGCTATTAGGCATTTTATGTTCCAGACCGGAAGTCGTATTTACACGAGACCAGCTAATGGAACAAGTATGGGGTTATGATTATGACGGGGATGATTTTACACTGACAACACATATTAAGCGTCTGCGCAGCAGGTTGGAAGAAGTGAATGCACAGGTGAAAATTCAAACCGTACGCGGAATCGGCTATAAAATAGAGGAATTAAAATGA
- a CDS encoding sensor histidine kinase, protein MKTLYRQYIIVTLAVIIISITMSMLLIGQIYKSQIRPDTDAKNYGVAQEVQQILKSMPKESADAYFESIAKLGYQIGVIYPDGNLISYGSEFKKTKLTPEMVGIVGTDEVYHGIRDYNGSSYFMNHFANDIRNTIGVSFQLNDESYAFFIRQENATLFSEMHLLIVSFIIITALVILLTMILLARQLVRPLKQLQQATKQIALENYDIQLTIDRNDELGQLATQFQKMANRLAENDQIKKDFINNVSHDFQSPLLNIQGYANVLKDADNTEEERVQYLEIIELETKRLSALTKQLLLLSSLDQKNLPVEKKTYSLDKQLKERLFSKRWKLDDKQMELVYELEQVEVFADEQLMEQVWDNLLSNAIRYSEDKGKIIVTCSKKDNQIFVTIKDNGIGIPEQSLEKVKERFYRVDPSRSSQSSGLGLAIVTEIVNRHAGQFTIDSELGKGTKVTVVLNVH, encoded by the coding sequence ATGAAAACATTATACAGGCAATATATTATCGTGACATTGGCTGTAATTATTATAAGTATTACGATGTCGATGTTGTTAATCGGACAAATATATAAATCGCAAATACGACCTGATACAGATGCCAAAAATTATGGGGTAGCCCAGGAAGTACAGCAAATTTTAAAATCAATGCCTAAAGAAAGTGCAGATGCCTACTTTGAGTCCATTGCAAAGCTTGGCTACCAAATAGGGGTTATTTATCCTGATGGTAATTTAATTTCATATGGAAGTGAGTTTAAAAAAACAAAGCTCACGCCTGAGATGGTAGGCATCGTCGGTACGGATGAAGTGTATCACGGCATTCGGGATTATAACGGATCTTCCTACTTTATGAATCATTTCGCGAATGATATTCGAAATACAATCGGTGTGTCGTTTCAACTTAATGATGAAAGCTATGCATTTTTTATTCGTCAGGAAAATGCCACACTGTTTTCTGAAATGCATTTGTTGATCGTTAGTTTCATTATTATTACTGCTTTAGTTATTTTATTGACGATGATTTTGCTTGCCCGTCAGCTTGTAAGGCCATTAAAACAATTGCAGCAGGCGACAAAGCAAATCGCTCTTGAAAATTATGATATTCAATTAACGATTGATCGTAATGATGAGCTAGGTCAGCTTGCAACACAGTTTCAAAAGATGGCCAATCGCCTTGCAGAAAATGATCAGATTAAGAAAGACTTCATCAATAATGTATCGCACGACTTTCAATCGCCGTTGCTCAATATTCAAGGCTACGCAAATGTACTTAAGGACGCTGACAATACGGAAGAAGAACGTGTGCAATATTTGGAGATTATTGAGCTGGAAACGAAGCGTCTTTCGGCATTGACAAAGCAACTGCTTTTACTAAGCTCGCTTGACCAGAAGAATTTACCGGTTGAAAAAAAGACTTATTCGTTAGATAAACAGTTGAAAGAACGGCTGTTTTCAAAGCGATGGAAACTGGACGATAAGCAGATGGAGCTTGTATACGAGCTGGAACAGGTTGAAGTTTTTGCTGATGAACAGTTAATGGAGCAAGTTTGGGATAATTTGCTGTCAAATGCCATTCGCTACAGTGAGGATAAAGGAAAAATTATAGTAACATGCAGTAAAAAGGACAATCAGATTTTTGTAACGATAAAAGATAACGGGATCGGTATTCCTGAACAATCACTTGAAAAGGTGAAAGAACGATTTTACCGGGTTGACCCTTCACGCTCGAGTCAAAGCAGCGGGTTGGGTTTGGCGATTGTAACAGAAATCGTTAACCGGCATGCGGGCCAGTTTACTATTGATAGTGAGCTTGGAAAGGGAACTAAAGTGACAGTTGTTTTAAATGTTCATTAA
- a CDS encoding carbohydrate kinase family protein, translating into MKKILCIGELLIDFFTTHTEVSIIEAKTFEKQAGGAPANVAATIAMLGGQAHFCGKVGEDAFGHFLKQTLEQAGVHTNHLIMDPSAPTTLAFVSRQKDGERDFIFNRGADKLLSVEDLDLQQLMTMNLIHFGSATALLSEPFSKTYEQLMQTLHLQNHFISFDPNYRADLWKGDSDLFIHKCEPFVEAANFIKMSDEELLLFARTENFEQAIEWLTKFNEKTIAITQGASGTMLIQNGQITTVPAFPVNSIDTTGAGDAFVGAVLYQLSKFKDTNLSFNEWVTVIEFANRAASKVCEKVGAIEALSALKELQ; encoded by the coding sequence ATGAAAAAAATTCTTTGCATTGGCGAATTGCTCATCGATTTTTTTACAACTCATACGGAAGTATCCATTATAGAAGCGAAAACGTTTGAAAAACAGGCAGGCGGTGCTCCGGCAAATGTAGCCGCAACTATTGCGATGCTTGGAGGACAGGCTCATTTTTGCGGAAAAGTGGGCGAAGATGCATTTGGTCACTTTTTAAAACAAACGTTGGAGCAAGCAGGTGTTCATACAAATCACTTGATAATGGATCCTTCTGCACCCACTACTTTGGCCTTTGTTTCAAGACAGAAAGATGGTGAGCGGGATTTTATCTTTAATCGTGGTGCCGACAAGTTGCTCAGTGTTGAAGATTTGGATCTGCAACAACTCATGACAATGAATTTGATTCATTTCGGCTCTGCCACTGCCCTTTTAAGCGAACCTTTCAGTAAAACTTACGAACAGTTAATGCAAACTTTGCACCTGCAAAACCATTTTATTTCATTTGATCCAAACTACCGGGCAGACTTATGGAAGGGTGATTCTGATTTATTCATTCATAAATGCGAACCTTTCGTTGAAGCAGCAAATTTCATTAAGATGAGTGATGAGGAACTGTTACTATTCGCAAGGACAGAAAACTTCGAACAGGCAATCGAATGGCTTACAAAGTTTAATGAAAAGACAATCGCCATTACACAAGGCGCTTCCGGTACAATGCTTATTCAAAACGGGCAAATTACAACCGTTCCTGCATTTCCCGTAAACTCCATCGATACAACCGGTGCAGGTGATGCTTTTGTCGGTGCCGTTTTGTATCAGTTAAGTAAATTTAAAGACACAAATCTCTCGTTTAATGAATGGGTAACCGTTATCGAATTTGCCAACCGTGCTGCATCAAAAGTATGCGAAAAAGTCGGTGCAATTGAAGCCCTATCTGCATTAAAAGAACTTCAATAA
- the madM gene encoding malonate transporter subunit MadM — protein sequence MWEALKTALESNGLITGFVIVGITMYVAYLISNKLTKGLIHGSAIAIVLGLVLAYFGGVYSDGTKGLADISIFAGIGLLGGSMLRDFAIVATSFGANFDEIKKAGIRGISSLFIGVGLSFVVGIIFALIFGYTDAVSLATIGAGTVTYIVGPVTGAALGASSEVIAISIAAGLVKSVLVMVGTPFIARFIGLNNPLTAMVYGGLMGTTSGVTGGLAATDVRLVPYGAVTATFYTGLGCLLCPTLLFILTDMIW from the coding sequence ATGTGGGAAGCTCTAAAAACTGCACTAGAATCTAATGGTTTAATTACCGGATTCGTTATTGTCGGAATTACTATGTATGTCGCTTACTTGATTTCAAATAAATTAACGAAGGGGCTTATTCATGGCTCGGCTATTGCGATTGTTCTCGGATTAGTATTAGCTTACTTCGGAGGAGTTTATAGTGACGGTACAAAAGGTTTAGCTGATATTTCAATTTTTGCTGGAATCGGTCTTTTAGGTGGCAGTATGCTTCGTGACTTCGCTATTGTAGCTACATCATTCGGAGCAAACTTTGACGAAATTAAAAAAGCAGGTATTCGCGGGATTTCATCACTGTTTATCGGTGTAGGATTATCGTTTGTAGTTGGTATTATTTTTGCACTTATTTTTGGTTATACAGATGCTGTAAGTCTTGCTACAATCGGTGCAGGAACAGTTACTTATATTGTTGGTCCAGTAACGGGAGCTGCATTAGGTGCAAGTTCAGAAGTTATTGCAATCAGTATTGCAGCAGGGTTAGTAAAATCGGTATTAGTAATGGTAGGTACACCGTTTATTGCACGATTCATTGGTTTAAACAATCCATTAACAGCAATGGTTTACGGTGGTTTAATGGGTACTACTTCCGGTGTTACGGGAGGATTAGCTGCAACGGATGTACGATTGGTCCCGTATGGCGCCGTTACAGCTACTTTCTACACAGGATTAGGCTGCTTACTTTGCCCTACCCTGTTATTCATCTTAACAGATATGATTTGGTAA
- the madL gene encoding malonate transporter subunit MadL gives MVIYGVAILAGCFLFGMFCGELIGTLMGIDSNVGGVGIAMLLLIVVVDKLQKDGKISLPAQSGLAFWNAMYIPIVIAMAASQNVLGALTGGPLAIIAGIAVVLISWLVVPLLSGKKAKESAIEFNKNHPATGEVN, from the coding sequence ATGGTTATATATGGTGTTGCCATTTTAGCTGGATGTTTCTTATTCGGGATGTTCTGTGGTGAATTAATCGGAACTTTAATGGGGATTGATTCAAATGTGGGTGGCGTAGGTATTGCGATGTTACTATTAATCGTAGTCGTTGATAAATTACAGAAGGATGGGAAAATCAGTCTGCCTGCTCAAAGTGGCTTGGCTTTCTGGAATGCAATGTATATCCCGATCGTTATCGCAATGGCAGCGAGTCAAAATGTATTAGGTGCATTAACTGGAGGTCCTCTAGCGATCATTGCAGGAATTGCAGTTGTTCTTATTAGTTGGTTAGTTGTTCCATTGTTAAGTGGGAAAAAGGCGAAAGAATCTGCCATTGAGTTCAATAAAAATCACCCAGCAACAGGGGAGGTAAACTAA
- a CDS encoding GntR family transcriptional regulator: protein MNYFERALDNALSIRIANNLLEQVLNGELRPGDQVVESIYAEQYETSRSPVREAIYLLATEGIIERVPRKGAFIKGYTLDDMKDLLDVRNHLEMLAAERIENPSKEKGTLKEMKAVLTKMTKTKSYTEYTHLNYQFHFLIFKLSNSLVLNDMYSKIALPLLRIQVIHFSNNEIIEKSIIEHTSIYECLKNDDLDQLKSILRKHTEDVIFSVRNKQL from the coding sequence TTGAATTATTTTGAAAGAGCATTGGACAATGCTTTATCGATTAGAATCGCCAATAACTTGCTCGAACAAGTATTAAATGGTGAGTTAAGACCGGGAGATCAAGTCGTTGAATCGATATATGCAGAACAATATGAAACGAGCCGCTCTCCTGTAAGAGAAGCAATATATTTATTAGCTACAGAAGGAATTATTGAACGTGTACCTCGAAAAGGGGCGTTCATTAAGGGCTACACATTGGATGATATGAAAGATTTACTGGATGTGCGAAATCATTTGGAAATGCTGGCAGCCGAACGTATAGAAAATCCTAGTAAAGAAAAAGGCACACTGAAAGAAATGAAAGCCGTCCTAACGAAGATGACAAAAACGAAAAGCTATACAGAATATACGCACTTAAACTATCAATTTCACTTTCTCATATTCAAATTAAGTAATAGCCTAGTGCTAAATGATATGTACAGTAAAATAGCACTTCCGTTACTTCGAATTCAAGTAATCCATTTTTCTAATAATGAAATTATCGAAAAATCGATTATAGAACATACAAGTATTTACGAATGCTTAAAGAATGATGACTTGGATCAGCTGAAGTCCATTTTAAGAAAGCATACAGAAGATGTAATTTTCAGTGTCCGGAATAAGCAATTATAA